CAAGGTCAACCAGGTCGAGTCCAAGACCAACAACGACTTCGAGCCGAACCTCCGCGCCATGGTCACTGCAGGCTGCGACCTGACCGTCACGGTCGGCTTCCTCCTCGGCGACGCCACCAAGGCCCAGGCCACCGCCAACCCGGACAAGCACTTCGCCATCATCGACTTCGGCTACGACACCCCCATCACCAACGTCAAGCCGATCATCTACGACACCGCCCAGGCTGCCTTCCTGGCCGGTTACCTCGCGGCAGGCTCCACCAAGACCGGAACGGTGGCGACCTTCGGCGGCATCAAGATCCCCACTGTCACCATCTTCATGGACGGCTACGCCGACGGCGTGAAGTACTACAACGAACAGAAGGGCAAGGACGTCAAGATCCTTGGCTGGGACAAGGCGAAGCAGGACGGCAGCTTCACGGGCGACTTCGAAAAGCAGGACAAGGGCAAGCAGCTGACCCAGAACTTCCTGGACCAGGGCGCAGACATCGTGATGCCCGTTGCCGGCCCCGTCGGCAAGGGCGCAGGCGCAGCACTCAAGGAAGCCAAGGCCGCAGGCAAGGACGTCAAACTCATCTGGGTTGACTCGGACGGCTTCCTCACCGCCCCTGACTACAAGGACATCATGCTCTCCTCCGTCATGAAGCAGATGGGCGAAGCAGTGGAGACCGTCGTGAAGGAAGACAAGGACGGCAAGTTTAGCAACACGCCGTACGTCGGCACCCTCGCGAACGACGGCGTGCAGCTGGCTCCGTTCCACGATCTGGAGTCCCAGGTTCCCGCGGAACTGAAGACCGAACTGGAACAGATCAAGAAGGACATCGTCGACGGCAAGCTGAAGGTCGAGTCGGCAGCGAGCCCGAAGGCCTAGTTCCCTCCGCAAAGCGCCACCACCCGGTTGGTCACTGACTTCCGGGCGGTGGCGCTTTTCGTTGGGCGCGGGCTTTTCCCAACGGGCGCCGCCCGCTCCGCCAAAGGCTGCAGGCACTAGGCTGGTGCTGCAGCCACATATCCCGTCCGGGCACATTTTCCGGACGCTTCGAGATTGGTCAGAGTTTTGAAACTTGAACTCAGAGGGATCACCAAACGCTTCGGCTCCCTTATTGCCAACGATCACATCGATGTGGTTGTTGAACCCGGGCAAATTCATTGTTTGCTGGGTGAAAACGGCGCTGGCAAGTCCACGCTGATGAATGTCCTGTACGGCCTGTACGAGCCAAGTGAGGGCGAAATCCTGGTGGACGGCAAGGCCGTCACCTTCCGCGGCCCGGGTGACGCGATGGCTGCGGGCATCGGCATGGTGCACCAGCACTTCATGCTGGTTCCGGTCTTTACAGTTGCGGAGAACGTGGCCTTGGGCGCTGAAACCACCAAGGCCGGCGGTTTCCTGAACCTGGATGACACCCGGCGCAAGATCAAGGAGATCTCCGACAAATACGGTTTCGACGTCGACCCCGATGCCCTGATCGAGGATCTTCCCGTTGGTGTCCAGCAGCGCGTGGAAATCATCAAGGCCCTGGTCCGCGACGCCAAGGTGCTCATCCTCGACGAGCCCACCGCCGTGCTGACACCGCAGGACACCGACGAACTCCTGGACATCATGCGCCAGCTGAAAAGCCACGGCACCTCGATCGTCTTCATCTCCCACAAACTCCGCGAAGTGAAGGCCGTTTCCGACACGATCACGGTCATCCGGCGCGGAAAGGTGGTGGGCACGGCGGACCCCGGTGCTTCGACCACCGAGCTTGCATCCATGATGGTGGGCCGCGCAGTCAACCTGACCCTGGACAAGGCACCGGCCAAGCCGCAGGAAACCACGTTCCAGGTCAAGGACCTCACCGTGATCGCCCCGACAGGCCAGCATGTGGTGGACGGGATCAGCTTCGACATTGCCCGCGGCGAAATCCTGGCCATCGCGGGAGTGCAGGGCAATGGCCAGACCGAACTGACGGAAGCCATCCTTGGCCTGCAGGACCGCGTCCACGGCTCCATCCTGCTTGACGGCGAAGAACTCCTGGGCCGCAGCGTCAAGGAAGTACTCGGGGCCGGCGTCGGCTTTGTCCCGGAGGACCGGACCGTTGACGGGCTGATCGGCACGTTCTCCATCGCGGAGAATCTGGTCCTGGACCGCTACGATCAGCCGCCATTCGCCAAAGGCATCAGCATGAGCCCTGCCCGGATCCTTGAGAACGCCAAGTCCCGGATCGACGAGTTCGACGTCCGGACCCCGTCCGGGGCGCTGGCCGCAGGGACCCTCTCCGGCGGAAACCAGCAAAAAGTGGTGATGGCACGGGAGCTGTCCCGGCCGCTGCGGCTGTTTATCGCCTCCCAGCCCACCCGAGGCGTGGATGTAGGTTCCATTGAGTTCCTGCACAAACGCATTGTTGCTGAACGGGACCAGGGAACACCGGTGATGATTGTGTCCACGGAACTCGACGAAGTCATCGAGCTCGCGGACCGGATCGCAGTGCTCTACAAGGGCAAGCTGGTGGGCATCGTCCCTTCCGGCACCGGACGCGACGTCCTGGGCCTGATGATGGCGGGCCTGTCCCCGGAAAGCGCCCACGCGGATGCCGCCCAAACGGCCGTAGCCCACGCGGACGCGGCCCACGCGGACGCAGGCGCGACCAGCGGGTACACACCCGTCCAGACGTCCACCTCCGGTGCCGAAGGAGGCGACCATGACTGAACAGGACAAGCCCAAGCACATGGCTGACGAAAACGCGGCGGACCGCAGGGCAACCCCGGCGCCCGAACCCCGAAGTTCCGATCCCCAAAGCTCCGAGCCCCAAGGCCCCGAACCCCAGGCGCCCGCCGAAGAGACCGCGGCCGCCGCCGCGCTGGACACAGCCGGCGGGGCGATGCGGCCTTCGGCTGTTCCCGTCTCGGCCCAGAGCGGCACGGTTCCGGGCGGCGCGGAGACACTGGTCCGGCGGATCTTCACCGGCAGCGGCATGGTGTCGGTGCTGGCGGTCCTGCTTGCCCTGATCCTCGGCGGACTACTGATTGCTAGCACGGACAAGCAGGTGGGTGCCACGGCAAGCTACCTCTTTGCCCGGCCCTCGGATTTCCTCTCGGCTGTCTGGACCGCCGCGACGCGTTCGTACGTCGCGCTGTTCCAGGGGTCCGTGTTCAACCCCCGCGGTTCCAGCGTTGCGGTGCAGTTCGCTCCGCTGATGGAGACCCTCACCATCGCCACTCCGCTGATCACGGCCGGCCTCGGCGTCGCGCTGGCTTTCCGCGCCGGCCTGTTCAACATCGGTGCCCAGGGCCAGATCATCATGGCCGGCATCCTCGCGGCCTGGGTCGGCTTCGCCCTGCACCTGCCGCTGGGACTGCACCTGCTGCTGGTACTCGTTGCCGGCATCGTGGGCGGCGCGCTCTGGGGCGGGCTGGTGGGCCTGCTGAAGGCCCGCACTGGGGCCCACGAGGTCATCCTGACCATCATGTTCAACTACATCGCCCTGTACTTCCTGCGCTACCTGCTGAACACGCCGGCATTCCAGCGGCCGGGGGAGTCCAACCCCATCTCGCCGATCCTGGATCCCACCGCTGTGTACCCGCAGATTTTCGGGACCCAGTACCGGCTCCACCTGGGCTTTGTCCTGGCCATCGCCGCCACCGTTCTCGTCTGGTGGCTGCTTAACCGCTCCACCGTGGGCTTTGAATTCCGCGCGGTCGGTGCCAACCCCAAGGCGGCCCTGACCGCGGGCATCAACGTGCCCCGGGCCACGGTCCTGGTCATGGCGATCGCCGGTGCCCTGGCCGGGATGTCCGGCGTGGCGCAGGTGGCGGGAACCGAAAAGGTCCTGACCGACGGCGTCGCCGCCACTTACGGGTTCGACGCCATCACGGTTGCACTCCTGGGACGTTCGACGCCGTGGGGCACCTTCGCGGCCGGACTGCTGTTCGGCGCCTTCCGCGCCGGCGCGGTGCAGATGCAGATCCAGACCGGAACCCCGATCGACATTGTGCTCGTGGTCCAGTCGCTGATCGTGCTGTTCATCGCGGCACCGCCGCTGGTGCGGGCCGTCTTCGGGCTAAACCCGCGCAAGAAGAAGGCCGTAGCGGCCGGTAAGTCCCAGAAGGCAGCCACCACCGGAGGTGCAGCATGAGCACAACAGCAACATCGCCCGTTCCGGGAAAGCCGCAGCAGGGAAAGCCGGAGCCCGGAACAACGCGGCCGGCCGCGGACAGCGTTCCTGCGGTCTCGGCAAAGCCCGTGACGTGGAAG
Above is a window of Arthrobacter sp. FB24 DNA encoding:
- a CDS encoding ABC transporter permease; this encodes MTEQDKPKHMADENAADRRATPAPEPRSSDPQSSEPQGPEPQAPAEETAAAAALDTAGGAMRPSAVPVSAQSGTVPGGAETLVRRIFTGSGMVSVLAVLLALILGGLLIASTDKQVGATASYLFARPSDFLSAVWTAATRSYVALFQGSVFNPRGSSVAVQFAPLMETLTIATPLITAGLGVALAFRAGLFNIGAQGQIIMAGILAAWVGFALHLPLGLHLLLVLVAGIVGGALWGGLVGLLKARTGAHEVILTIMFNYIALYFLRYLLNTPAFQRPGESNPISPILDPTAVYPQIFGTQYRLHLGFVLAIAATVLVWWLLNRSTVGFEFRAVGANPKAALTAGINVPRATVLVMAIAGALAGMSGVAQVAGTEKVLTDGVAATYGFDAITVALLGRSTPWGTFAAGLLFGAFRAGAVQMQIQTGTPIDIVLVVQSLIVLFIAAPPLVRAVFGLNPRKKKAVAAGKSQKAATTGGAA
- a CDS encoding ABC transporter ATP-binding protein produces the protein MKLELRGITKRFGSLIANDHIDVVVEPGQIHCLLGENGAGKSTLMNVLYGLYEPSEGEILVDGKAVTFRGPGDAMAAGIGMVHQHFMLVPVFTVAENVALGAETTKAGGFLNLDDTRRKIKEISDKYGFDVDPDALIEDLPVGVQQRVEIIKALVRDAKVLILDEPTAVLTPQDTDELLDIMRQLKSHGTSIVFISHKLREVKAVSDTITVIRRGKVVGTADPGASTTELASMMVGRAVNLTLDKAPAKPQETTFQVKDLTVIAPTGQHVVDGISFDIARGEILAIAGVQGNGQTELTEAILGLQDRVHGSILLDGEELLGRSVKEVLGAGVGFVPEDRTVDGLIGTFSIAENLVLDRYDQPPFAKGISMSPARILENAKSRIDEFDVRTPSGALAAGTLSGGNQQKVVMARELSRPLRLFIASQPTRGVDVGSIEFLHKRIVAERDQGTPVMIVSTELDEVIELADRIAVLYKGKLVGIVPSGTGRDVLGLMMAGLSPESAHADAAQTAVAHADAAHADAGATSGYTPVQTSTSGAEGGDHD
- a CDS encoding BMP family lipoprotein codes for the protein MKNSLRATLKRGSMTGVATAGAAALLLTSCGAAPEAGNTASATASDYTGCIVSDSGGFDDQSFNQSSYEGLKKAEKDLGIKVNQVESKTNNDFEPNLRAMVTAGCDLTVTVGFLLGDATKAQATANPDKHFAIIDFGYDTPITNVKPIIYDTAQAAFLAGYLAAGSTKTGTVATFGGIKIPTVTIFMDGYADGVKYYNEQKGKDVKILGWDKAKQDGSFTGDFEKQDKGKQLTQNFLDQGADIVMPVAGPVGKGAGAALKEAKAAGKDVKLIWVDSDGFLTAPDYKDIMLSSVMKQMGEAVETVVKEDKDGKFSNTPYVGTLANDGVQLAPFHDLESQVPAELKTELEQIKKDIVDGKLKVESAASPKA